TGGCtatggcttctggccaaaaatgTTGAGAAACTTTGGACTCAATCATCAGGGCTCGGGCTATTTCCAAGTTTGTCCTATTTTTCCGTTCAGCTATCCCATTTTGTTCAGGTGTATAGGCACAAGAGGTTTGATGGATCAttcctttttcttgaaaaaacTTTTTCATCAGGCTGTTTAAGAATTCTCTCCCATTATCTGATCGAAGGGTTTTTATCGAAGTGTGAAATTGGGTTTGGACCATTTTGAAAAACAAGATAAACTTATCCATAACCTTAGActtatgtttcatgaaatagatccaagtcattctagtgcaatcatcaacaaatataatgAAGGATCGAAAACCATTCCCCCCAGTAAAaggtgcaggaccccacacattAGAATGTACTAAAGAAAACATAGATTGCACACGAGTGTTTGAGAGTTTAAATGATTGTCGGTGGCTtttagccaaaacacaagtttcacaaaaAAAGTTAGTAGGAACAGATAGGTTCGGGAAAAGTAATTTAAAGTAGCCAGGGGAaggatgtcctagtcttcggtgccacagccaaatttcttgtttcgtggacccgtgagccagcatcgcactgccagtttgagctatctcgtccacatggTAGAGTCCACatttctcagtgccacgcccaagtatcctcttcgtccgaatatcctgtaaaATGCAAAAATTTGGGTGCATCAGTAGAGTACAGTTCAATTCTCTTGTTACATGACTGATAGACATCAATCGCTGAGATAATGTCGGAACATATAGGCAGTTTTCGAGACGCAGAGTAGGAGATATTTCAATAGTACCAGACCCTTCGACAGTAATCAATTCCCCACTGGCTGTTTTAATATAAGTCTTGGTAATCTTACTCATATTAATGAAGTCATTCCTATCTGGAGTCATAGTATCTGttgccccacaataaaaaatccatcCCTTCGCCATATTAGCCCGTTTATTTACatgaaatgcagcggaaattTTGTCTAAGGGGGCAAAAGGGTTTTTCGACACAAAATCACATATATGGGGGCTAATATTCGAATTTTTATCATAATGGGGGTCAAACAGAAATTTTGAATACTCTGGGGGGCCTTTTTGCAAATTATGGGGTTTTAATTCCAATTTAGATAACTTAGGGGGGGGGGACGACGTGATTTAACAATCTGCAACGGGTTTGGTTTTAAACCAAACCCGTTACCTCCAAGGATCGGCGCCGCTTCCTCCCTTCCGGCAAAATTGTCGGCTCCCCGGACGTTGCCGCCGTCTGTTGGACCCTCCGAACTCTCGGCTGGTACGCGACCGGTCATTCCCTGACGATTTCCACGTTGATTCTGTGGTTGGCCCTCCTCGGTTACTCCGACAGCCATTTTGGCTTGCGGCTGTGCTGCCCTCATCCTCTGTCTTtcctcccaccattccgggtaCCTGAGTCGTTTAAAGCATGTCTCGAATGAATGCTTGGGTTTCTGGCAATGTGTACACCAGAGACCGGATTTATTCGGTCGTCCTCCCGACCGATTGGCAGCGACGGTGGAGCGAGGTGGTCCTCCGTTTCGGTACGGTGGGCGCTGACTCTGGGCGACAAATCCGCTCTCGATGCCGTCCCCAGATGATGTATTTCCGGCGTCTCCGCCGATGGCTTCGCGGGTGGGGGATGATGACGCTGGTGGCATGATTTGGCGTTgagccgcctccgtcttcacccacccGTAAGCAGATTCAACTGATGGGTAGTTCTTTCCATTAAGCTTGAATGCCACCGTGACATTCTTGCAATTCTTCAACTTTGTTGGCTGTTCTGGATCGGTTTTCTTTTCTTCAGTATCTGACATTTTTGTTACAGGTTCGGTTGCTCTGGTTCTTGGCTAAGGAAGGCCGGGATTGGTATCGCGGCTATGATGAGAATTCTCTGAGCCGTCGTAGGTTTCctggctctgatgccatgttaaaAAGAGATCGAAGAAGGGGAATTTTCATATGTTCATTGATAATTTCATTGTACATTGGAGACTACTGTTATAGTATTAGGAGATAGGCTATACAAGGAAACACATTTAATTACATTGATTTGGTAGAATATAATCTTCTATGTCTGGTAGAATATAATCTTCCCTGATCTTCTGTAATTTGGAGAATATCCTCCGTGATCTTCGTGATCTTCTTCAACGGGGAAATATTTTATGTCTTCCAATTATACCCCAGAATTGATATTGTTTAACGGGGAAACTAATATTGGTGACAGTAAATCTCGATCATCTATTTTATGATCCAACTATCTAGATTGATTCTCCATTCTAACTAAGGAAACAATACCTATACATATATGATAATCATCATATATACTCAGGTTTGGGCAGATGTGGGCCAAACTAACTACGGCATTATTTGAGTCCGtacaatataattatttgacATCGACACTGTGCATTACTAATCAATTGAGTGACGGCCGTAATTAACCTTTTaattcatccaacataatgataCAGTTCATAGTATTTTAGTTAACCATACATTATTCAATCATAATGATACTATGTATTAGTATTTCTTTGTTTATGAAAACTAAATATTCAATATGTATTATTGCAATGGCTCTGATTCGTTTGTACTGTTAAAGACTTGAAGtaactttaaaatattatttttaaattcagCTCTCTTAGCTAATTGAATTGGGTCTTCGGTTATCTGACGTTATTTTGGTAATTCGAATTATAAAAAGAATTGGAATGAAATAACCATTATTAATTATCTGATTGAGGATTTTTTTGGTAGTTTAATAATTAAATGTTACTACAATTAAGTTTATACTAAAAAAGTTCCAacacaatattttattatttgctaatacaaaaaaataatttaaatttaacttTTAAATCCATATCCAAACTCAACACAAACCCATCGTTACTGATGAACAAATTTTAGCATCAAGTGTTTCGTactccctcatagttgaggccATCCACATCTCTATCTCAATaacgtctcatctcttaactattcatggactacactgcactttttaccccatctcttaattaagagacaacacctgcaacccccatctcttaaccatctcatctcttaactattcattcaatttcattttttatttttatttccaacaaattcaattaatatttcattgaaatattaaattaatactaacaattcataaaatcattaaaaaccatgaaaattacaacatccgaaaatacaaaaaatacataattgaaatccgCATAATCATGGAAAGTGATGCGGTGATTGAGgacttaaaaaaatagaaaaagaaatcaaaatattgaaaaaaacggctataaacggctagtatttttgggggaattgttttttcaattttttcggaattttaaaaaaaataaaaaaaaacattttttcaacggatataaacgacgcccactcgcgggccggcgaatGGGCGTCACGGCCGCACGGGAGCTCGCCACAtggccaacgcgcgtggcgagccagCTCGCCAACATGCTCTCGGCGGAGGGATGCGGGATGAGACGAAGTGGATGCATCGCTGGCTCGATGTTgtctcgtctcgccgagacgagaccgagctAGCAACGAGCCCAACACTGTGGATGCCCTGGGGCGAAACTTGtcgcacggagtttaagaaaggaatgttgagtgtgttaaataaataaataaataaagtaagaaagagaaaaaggtagagagaataaagtaaaaagtgaataaagtagagagaataaagtaagaaagagaaaaaagttaatatatatgaaaatgactaACTATGAGGGGATGAAGGGCATAGTAATTTTCTTCTAGTTCTAACTCATCAAATTCTAGTTCTAACTCATCTTAATTGAGAAACCAAACAATCATAGGCTTCTTTCCGTCCAAGGCTTTCTCTATTGTTttctttcatttattttgtattaaaactttCAAATATGGTCCCCTATATAAATTAAACATGTCTATTTCAAAGGTACGAAGGAAAACCTACGATATCTAACTTGAATTCATTCCAGAATTTTGAATAGTGAAATGATATAAAGATGTCAACAATAGGCCatatttcttattttgtttataaaacacagtTGTTTGGTGTAGTCATTCAATTTTAGCTAGGAGTCAATTTAAAAAATCTTAAATTTTGATCATATAGATTTTTTATGAAGTGATATATATAGAGAACTAGAGTAAATGGATGAAAATAAAGGTTAGTCaaacttagttttttttttcgagAATAACTACTGGCAGATTCATTGACTATTTTTCATGCTGATTTGTAAGACTCATtgactatttttttttgttgatttataGGCATCTTGAATGATGGAACAGTTGGTTCAAGAATTTAAAGTAGTTTTTCATACTGATTTGTAAGCACCTTGAAGGATGGAACAATTGGCTCAAGGAATTAAAGCAATTTTTCGTATTGATTTGTAGGCACCTTGAAGGGTGGAACAGTTGGTTCAAGGATTTAAAGGAACTTCATACCCAAAGTCAAGGATGGACTGAGTCTCATACCACTCGACCACATCCTTGGGTTAGTCGAACTTAATTTGAATAAAGAGTAAAATCCATTTTTACTTCTAAACATATGGTCATTTTATAAAGTTGGTccataacattttttttattttcgaatcCCAGACAAACGAAAATATTCCTGGAGTCGTCCTTTTTGACGGAGCTGTCAAAACTTGACAGTCGACGCCAATGAAGTCCATTTTGACTGGATTAACAAaatctattttaaaatattactccctttcATCCTCCATTTTTAATCCACTTTGTGTCGGGTacgtattttaagaaatgtaatgaaaagtgagttgaaaaagttagtggaatgtggactcattttcatatattgattttataataaaatactatatgagttaaatgagttagtggaatgtgatacctatttaataattatagtaaaaagtgaaaatgGACAATAAATAGGGGATgagaaaaatgacaaaaagTGGACTAAAAGTgagggatgaagggagtacaaataagttttgtaaataattaattgaatgaactaaaaaaatggtaaaaaaatggCCTTAGCACCTTTTTAGTACTCGATGtccaaataattatatttaagatCCAAAACAACGAATAATCAATTTTTAGGAGCCGATTTTTACCACCTTAGTGTCATATTGCTTTATCTCACAATGATTCTTTGTATTATACTTATTGTGTTATAAATTGACAACTTCTAATTGCAATGATGGTTAATCATGGGTTTACATATTGCATAAATTACCTCCTAATCTATTTACAACTTTCTAATTAGATTACAAATTCATATGATGAATTTTGATTCGGCTATGTTTTCGAACAAGCAAAATTAGTTTCAGAAGTTGAGGAATGACAACACTCTTCACTTCTTTtggttttcatattttatttatattttttcccaTTTCATGTGTCAAGAGTCAAGTAATATTCACATAAGTAGTAATTAAAACACACATAAAATTTGATTTCatcttaaatataaaatttgagAAATTCCAAATCTGATCAAATTtcattactactactattatttataaCCGAATTTTAGCACTAATCTTAGGAAAATGACATAGCGAGTGTGATCTCCACCACTAACTATTCAGTATTCACCTTAGCACAGCACCCATTACTTCTTGAATTTACGAAAAACCCCctcaatttttaataaaatgtcaGCGGAAGCATTTAATTATTATTCCAAAACAGGAAACGAGATACCATTTTCTTCACATTCACACccccaaactcaaactcaaactcaaactcaaactcaaactcatatCGATCCGTTAAATCTGAAAATCCTGATTGATCGGACGGCCACCGTCTTCCGATGGAAAACTCACCGGTGGAAGAATCACCGGCCGCCGGCATCTCGTCTCTGACGGAGCAAGCCAAGGAGCTGCAGGAGACCGCCTCGTCCCTCATCTCCCGCACCTCCCGTGAGGAGGACGCGCTCCGCCAGCGCGTCGCCGCACTCGACGCCCGCATCAGCTCTCTCCGTTCATCCCTCCGCGGCTCCAAGGATTTCGATAAAGTATGAGCTGCGTCCATTCCTGCGCATGCATGCGACTAATTTTTACCGTGATTCATTTTATTGTTAGTGTGTACTGATTTTTGGATTGGATTTTGGGGGATTGGAAGCTTGATGAGGAGCTGACGAGAGTGAGGTATATACTGAGTGAGGGAGATGCAGCTTCATTCCTTCCGAGCAAATCTCATGGTGTGTTGATTACTTTTATCTGGTTTGATTATGCTACATATGTTAAGAATGGATGATGATTGtgaatttctttttttgtttgtctttGTTTAGGTAGGTTTCTGAGGATGTTTTTGGGGCCTATTAATGTGAGAGCTAATAGGAAGGATGTGCAGTTGAAAGTGAAAGAGGAATACAATAATTTCAGGGTATGATTCCATTGTGCTCTTAATTTGATTGGGGCTGTGTCTGCTAACATTTTAATGATTAAAAGCTCGAGAAAACCTCATATCCTACAATGAATAGCATTGTTGTTGAAAACCTAGTCCGCTTTGAGTGCCTGCCTGCTTATCTAGAACTGTTGGAAAAGCATACACCTATTGCAGTGACTGAAGATGTATGTATTGATGACAGGATAGAACAGCCTTTTTGTTCCTCTGTTTGCCATCGTTATTACTTATTTTAAGGTCATGGATTTGGGGTGGATGCTTACCAGCATTACCAGTTCAACTTTACCAGGTATCACATGTTCTTCTGATtttgaactctctctctctctctctcacacacacattgTTGTTATTAATAACATTGCAACTATTTTTAGGGGGTTTGTGTGTGAAACTTATGTTGGTCAATTTTTCTGTTACAGGCATGGTTGCTATATCTCTACACTGGTTTGGCTTTGAGAGAAAACATCTTAAGAGTTAATGGGAGTGATATACGTCCTTGGTATTTTGATTTTCTTAAATCACTCCTTTTCCCTTAAAgtgtagttttttattttagttgatTGGACTTTTCAACTTTCTGTGTTAGCAAATAGCAATATGGTTTGACATGTAGGTGGACAAAATGTTGACTAGACGATCAAATGTTATCTAACTTCTTGTAGCAATATTATACTTATGGCATTAAGAATCTGCTTAGTGTCTAAGCTATTCCTTCTGTCATTTTAAATGTTTATTTATTCTCTGAAGTTTGGATGTAAAGAAACAGGCCAATAATTTGATCTATGCATGCTCTTATTATGCAGGTGGATTAAACATCATTATTTTGCCATGGCTATGGCTCTCATCAGTCTAACTTGGGAAATAGACCAAGGGCCTGACTGTGCTAAAAGACAGGTAGTGAATCCATATCATCATTTCCACCTACATAAAAAGCAAGTGCTTCAGTCCACCAaatgaattaatattttaattgcaGATAGGCGTACAACTATTTCTGAAATGGGCAATAATGCAAGGAGTTGCTATGATTCTTCAGAACAGATACCAAAGACAAAGACTTTATACACGTATTGCACTTGGCAAGGTAGTTTAGCATGCCTGAGATATTTGATTTCCTTATCACCAACTTCTCCATGTGcttattttattactccctccgtcccatgttactcgcactcttccatttcggctcgtcacaaactacttacactatttatagtttaagttagaattaatgtatttaattaatatgttagattaagttaagagctcctttattaagtgatgtctcattacacttaaaattctaatttaattacacttaaaaatcaatcccaaattttcggcctaaaatgaaaaatgcgaGTAACATGggtcggagggagtatatttttttaaaaaattgactCCTTTGTTGGGTTCATGTTGCCAAGATACATAATACATGTTTAGATTTCTACTACATGTAAACTTGCAAAATGGTTGTCTGTTCGATTATCCTTATATAGTTTATCCTtttcttaaataaatatatttatgtttGTAACCTTTTTATGTCTAATGTGTGATTCTTACATGAGTTATTGCCTTCACTCATGGGCAAGACTAGAGGGAGATAATCCTTCAAAATGATTGAAGCACAATATTTTAACATATCCTGTCAATAATGTTCAACTATTGCTAAATGTAGGCTAGGAGGATGGATGTTGTTTGGGGAGAAACTGCTGGAGTTGAGGGCCAGCTACTTCTGCTATGCCCAATACTTTTTGTTTTGCAGGTCTGTTAAATCCCTTATTCTCGTATTAGTAACAAGAGAACACTACCCCTTCTTTATATTTTGTTGGAATCAACTCCTCATGCGAGTGATATTTTTGCAAATCTTTATGTACGCTCATTAAGTTGAGACCCATGAATGTTTTCATAGCCACTCTTGTTGCTTCTCATCTATACTCATGGCTGCACTATAGCCAACATTTATCCTCAAATCATGACCCTTGTCCTCTGTTTTCAGGGATTTGAAGCCTATGTTGGTGTGTTGTTGCTTAATACTGCTCTGAATGGATCCAATTTGGATTGGCAGGTAaagtagttatttaaattttaaacataTGACGTCGTGGAATTTTTGTTGCATACTTCTTCAATACTGTATATGTTGATGTCCAAATTCAGTttcatcaaatatttttttcctactccctccgtcccatgatagatgtcacactttcctttttagtttgtcccacaaaagatgtcacatttccttttttagaaaaagttctctctcacgttaatataaatatactattttctcgctccatctaacacacaaaacagcatctcctaaaatcccgtgccattCTTCAACTATgccatctactatgggacggaggaagtactattttGATATCTTATTCACCTACATGATTTCTACGTATAACTTTCAGGTAATTACATGCGGGGTTCTTCTCATAGTCATGGCTGTTGGAAATTTTGCTAACACGGTGCAGACTCTAATAACGAAATCTAAGGTTAAGGCAAAAATCAAGAGAGGTAAAAGCAGGCAAGAGCTGCATCAACTGAATCATGGATCAGATGACAAGAGTTCGTAAACAGCTCGCTGTACCAAGTTTGCTTCTTTGTGCAGTTTCTTTCCTCACAGCAGGTTTTCGGCCTTTTTATGTTTGTAAACTGTCGAGCTGTATTATGATAGTAAACTTGAATACTAGGAGTTAGAAATCCATATTTGTCATTTATTATAGGATTTCTACACTGTTTTGGTTCCATATAGAGAGCTTTATCTACAGTGTCGCATGCTTGTGTCCTTTATTGAGAGTCCAAACCCTTTATGGGAAGTTTGCTTTATCAATACACATGACCTGCACATTAGAGACGACATTGACTAGACTTATGAAAATTCCTATGTGAAATAAGATCAAGtacaagataaaaataaaataaaattacgagGTCTGGATAAAGGGGTTCCATAACTAGCAAAAACTTATTCCAGCTCCAACAAAAACATGTGactacagagagagagagagagcactCAGTCGGAGGCCCATCCCGAGGCAACTGGTCTCATCTCTGGCACAAGGAAGTTAGGAGCTGCTGAGCTCGGCCCGAACAGACCGAGCTTTTCCAGCAGGCACTCAACTAATCCGCCAGCGGCGTACGACACGCCCGAGACTGATATCCCAAGAATCAAGAAGGTCATGGCTGTTTTCAAGTAAGGCTTCGGAGGCCTCTGCACATAGGCCTTTCCAATAGTTAGCGCAAGTATGCACGCAAGGGAAGCTGCTGCCACCATCAAAAGCTTCAACTGTTTGTCGTCAGACTCGCGGAATGAGAAGCCGTACACAACTGGAGGCATCAACCCGAACAAGATGTATGATATTATGGCGACAACAGCATGAAGCGTAAAATTCTGCCTCCGGCCTAGGAGCTGTCTGTAACGATCCTCTTGCTCGGTTATTTGGTTGGAGAGCTGCTCCTCGAGGCGGTCGCATCTTAAATCCCAGAGCTGCACATTCATGCAGAGAACAAATCCATAAGGGAGCGGCAATACATATAATTGAGTATTCGAAGGACTAGACGAGTAAAACAGCTTACATTGTGAGCTAGGATAAAAAGACCTCCAATCAAATTTGCAGCTCCCAGAGTTAACACATTCACTGCAAATGGTGGCATTGTAGATCGGGATAAGCAATAATACTTCATATTTTGAATGAAAAACACTATGGTTATGTTGTGCATGTAATAGTAGAGATTGTGAGCGACATTCGTACATGTGGCTGCACCTCCACCAGCGGCTGATGATACGACACTAAGGCTAGTCATGGTCTCTGCCAGCCCACCGTAGACGATGCTTTTAATCACTTCAACTTTGCGTTCTTCTCTCGCTCCACGCCCTTCTCTATCAGCAGTACTAGTTTGAGTTCCCAACTGGGATGCTGTCGGAGGAGGTATTACAGTCGCAGGTGGATGCGCATCTATCGTTATCCTGGTATCATTGCCTTCACCTGCATCAAGATTTCATGATACTTAACTCGAGAAACACAAGGACCTTGTTCGTCTCTTTACAGTGAACACGCAATTAAACTTACCTTGTGCAGCTGGTGCATCTCCTATTTCTGAAGTGTTTCCAGTTCTGAGTGGCTTGTCTAGAACAGATGTAGTCACAATTGTGGCTCTAACGTCTTGCTCGTCGTGAGGAACAGATACCGAGATATTCAATGTGCCATCCACGTCTTCAGCCATTGAAACTGATGATTGTGGGAGCTGGATGATGTCCTTGTCTCGACTGGTCTGAACTTCCTGGCCAGGTTTTGAGGCCATTTGCTGATCCGCGGCCAACACATCATCCGACCTCGTATTATCTGAGGTAGACAAGTCATTACAGCAGTCACCCAAATACTAAACTAACTGAACAATGCTAAAATATCATGATGTGAAAATGTAGTTAAAAAACAGTACCTACTAACAAAGGGAGTTTTAGATGGTCTAGGCCGGGAATAGTTAGGTCCCTGCCTTCGTGTGCAGCAGTTTCTGCGGCcgtatttattaaaattaatgattGGCCACTTTCACGAGCAGGACCAGATGACAAAATGCCTGAGCTAACTTGTTGCACATTGGTCTCAGAACTACTTCCTGCATGTGAAAGAACCGAGTTATATGCATTCACCAGACTCCGCTCTCTGCAGGCACGACACCACTCATATGATCCGAAAGGGAAAAAAGTACCTAACTCAACTGGTGTTTTCTGCCTATTCGGGTTAAACATATCGAACCAGCTCTTCTTTACATCTGGTGCTTGACTGTCCCGTGCATTTTCTTTCCCACTTTTCCCACCAAATGATCGGAACAATCTGAATCCATCACCTGCATTACATTTCCCACTCATGAGTACTACAAAATAGCAACATTATTTgcacaaagaaaagaaaagttgCTAACCAGTTGGAATGAAAATGCTGAAGCATGATAAGCAACGAAACATAGTTGCCCCTCTGTCACGGTCATCTTCATCGATTGGTGGTGTTTGGGCATCTTGGTCACCAACTTCCCCTTCTTGATGAACTTGTTCCTCGGACAAAACAGTCCCTATGGCTTCTGTTCCTGTTTTGGGACGCTTAGCCTCCTCATCGGAAATCCTTACTATGCGCTTCCGTTTGGTGAGAATAACCCTCTTTGTTATGCAAGAGTTGCAGTTGGGACAATGCAGATCATGTGTGGTTTGGTTCCGTATGACTCTTTCGACATCTAACTCTGTTATTTCCAGATCATCCTCGGTTTCTGCACTCTCGATCTCTTTGGAAGGCTCATGACTCGTTTCATAAATTCCATTCGTCTCAgtctcctccccctcctcgtATTGATCGCTAATAATGGATACACCATTGAACTCAACAGCGGGATCAAGAGACGAGACGTGTTTTACAGGTTTTGCAACCAAATCTACAAAACAATGTGAGTAAACAGTTTTGTAAATTTCAGATCCTCATCATTATCTGTATTTCTTGATCTTACTAGTATTAGAAAGCTCATATCATACTTACCTTCTTGAGATGAACTGTCTGAAGGCCGGACATCTGAACTAGAAACGCCATTCTCCTCGACCTCTTCCTTGTGCTGATTGTTTATGACAGAAGCACCATTGAACTGAATCACGGGATCAAGAGATGAGGCGTCATGTGTTGTACGCGCATGACCTTCCACGATTTGCGTCTTACAAATAGGATTAACACCTAAACCTGAAAATCACACCGAGAGAACAACTATAACGCCATACACTTATATAGAGCCTTACGTCAGCACAATTTCGCCCATAAACAGATAAAGGAGACAAGCAATAGAGTGAAAAAGGGGACAAGAGTTGGCGTTTTATTTGTTACTAGAAGCATAAATGTGCAGTGAAGAAACATAGTATTCACTAACAATGTTTAAGTCATTCCTACATGAACTAAAGGATTGAAGGATTGAGACACTCTGAGGTGTATGTATCTTAACCACGACACTTTCGTGCGATTCTGATATCTACTGACCTTCatatacaaaattaaaagtTTTGATATTTGTCAGGTTATGCAGCAGTCCTCTACGATTCTGAAAATGATCAACACAGACACTTCCATTGGCGTATGTCCAAGGGCAGATTCGACACTTCCATATTCCTTCATCCACAAAATCAGATTGCAAATGTCACAATTGCAAAAATAGTGCCTACGTTTATAGAAATTCCATCCAAAA
This genomic interval from Salvia splendens isolate huo1 chromosome 13, SspV2, whole genome shotgun sequence contains the following:
- the LOC121759949 gene encoding membrane protein of ER body 2-like isoform X2; protein product: MEKEEQKLEEQEEAINGDKNFKENLVCHDKAAGIWKCRICPWTYANGSVCVDHFQNRRGLLHNLTNIKTFNFVYEGLGVNPICKTQIVEGHARTTHDASSLDPVIQFNGASVINNQHKEEVEENGVSSSDVRPSDSSSQEDLVAKPVKHVSSLDPAVEFNGVSIISDQYEEGEETETNGIYETSHEPSKEIESAETEDDLEITELDVERVIRNQTTHDLHCPNCNSCITKRVILTKRKRIVRISDEEAKRPKTGTEAIGTVLSEEQVHQEGEVGDQDAQTPPIDEDDRDRGATMFRCLSCFSIFIPTGDGFRLFRSFGGKSGKENARDSQAPDVKKSWFDMFNPNRQKTPVELGSSSETNVQQVSSGILSSGPARESGQSLILINTAAETAAHEGRDLTIPGLDHLKLPLLVDNTRSDDVLAADQQMASKPGQEVQTSRDKDIIQLPQSSVSMAEDVDGTLNISVSVPHDEQDVRATIVTTSVLDKPLRTGNTSEIGDAPAAQGEGNDTRITIDAHPPATVIPPPTASQLGTQTSTADREGRGAREERKVEVIKSIVYGGLAETMTSLSVVSSAAGGGAATLNVLTLGAANLIGGLFILAHNLWDLRCDRLEEQLSNQITEQEDRYRQLLGRRQNFTLHAVVAIISYILFGLMPPVVYGFSFRESDDKQLKLLMVAAASLACILALTIGKAYVQRPPKPYLKTAMTFLILGISVSGVSYAAGGLVECLLEKLGLFGPSSAAPNFLVPEMRPVASGWASD